A DNA window from Mytilus edulis chromosome 14, xbMytEdul2.2, whole genome shotgun sequence contains the following coding sequences:
- the LOC139504270 gene encoding uncharacterized protein: MDVAKIWHAQLGVFVLRLFPTIVQLILKDNITPGKLKRMFVDKTLNTALTNIDIGLLKTLPNMDNFTIEICYKILRFENLIGEPKCKWGNIPHETEIAIADDIQRILNASNEVITKTSREITKIFRDSFDDNVKRIIERVDAYLNGDTCQQSYQNLHIQQISVSELLEILEEIIQKHPIKVIPSVMTTAGMTNMRELYSRTAIVITDIFPDILRELLWSLISPQDLYKKCDTNFLNSCFSDQQTYLKTLKLKNSFSFLDIPIIYKLLRYFSLIPPPSKGWGKAPDPTDDLIADDVERIRTLRNEIAHRCDANIDKNTCDALFVKFSKIAERFDIYFIGQTNYEQKVIDCRMCPMDLQMLTKYENAVKELENLKLHYKRKPVNFYWGDTFEKNLMNLQTMFKHEKLEGNEKFRVQIVLQTESDMNAKTVSILNSFRDEINEGLEGIDFVVASSGKNTFFEMTKKETNTSSVVNIDFDIDACHFVTDEKIKAALTDIVENVYKKSNGSGRESEIKATVMPLEIELEAFPSFSKEKTDTRYDPEHFEEDEKYEETEQTQQMKSKHDFQREVRKKARVPAWFGALSGALFGQACIPIPVGGAVIGLVAGFLAVGQKTRSPASGKTFDDS; this comes from the exons ATGGATGTTGCAAAAATATGGCATGCACAATTGGGGGTTTTTGTTCTGAGACTGTTTCCAACGATTGTACAATTGATTTTAAAAGACAATATTACACCAGGAAAACTTAAAAGAATGTTTGTAGACAAAACATTGAATACAGCTCTAACGAATATTGATATTGGTTTATTGAAAACGCTTCCAAATATGGATAATTTTACGATAGAAATCTGCTATAAAATACTTCGGTTTGAAAATTTAATTGGGGAACCAAAGTGTAAATGGGGCAATATTCCGCATGAAACAGAAATTGCCATTGCTGATGATATTCAAAGGATACTTAATGCTTCGAATGAAGTTATCACCAAAACTTCAAGGGAGATTACAAAGATTTTTCGTGATTCATTTGACGACAACGTAAAAAGGATTATAGAAAGAGTTGATGCATACCTGAATGGAGACACGTGTCAGCAATCGTATCAAAATCTACATATTCAGCAAATATCTGTATCTGAACTACTTGAGATCCTTGAGGAAATAATACAGAAACACCCAATTAAAG TGATTCCATCTGTTATGACGACTGCTGGGATGACCAATATGAGGGAACTATACTCAAGAACTGCTATTGTAATCACTGACATATTTCCAGATATTCTGAGAGAATTACTTTGGTCGTTGATTTCTCCACAAGACTTGTATAAGAAATGCGACACAAACTTTCTGAATTCATGCTTTTCCGACCAACAAACATATTTAAAGACATTAAAACTTAAGAATTCATTTTCTTTCTTAGATATACCTATTATTTATAAACTCCTACGATACTTTTCATTAATACCTCCTCCTTCGAAGGGATGGGGAAAGGCACCTGATCCTACCGATGATCTAATTGCGGATGATGTTGAACGTATCCGAACGTTACGAAATGAAATAGCGCATAGATGTGATGCAAACATTGACAAGAATACATGTGATGCCTTATTTGTAAAGTTTAGTAAAATCGCTGAaagatttgatatttattttatcgGACAAACAAACTATGAGCAGAAAGTTATTGACTGTAGGATGTGTCCGATGGACCTCCAAATGCTGACAAAGTATGAAAATGCTGTCAAAGAATTAGAGAATTTGAAAC TGCATTACAAACGTAAGCCGGTTAACTTCTACTGGGGcgatacttttgaaaaaaatctaatgaATCTGCAAACGATGTTTAAGCACGAAAAATTAGAAG GTAACGAGAAATTTCGAGTACAAATAGTTTTACAAACCGAGAGTGACATGAATGCCAAAACAGTTAGCATCCTGAACTCTTTTAGAGATGAAATCAATGAGGGATTGGAAGGAATAGATTTTGTAGTTGCCTCTTCCGGAA aaaacaCATTTTTCGAGATGACAAAGAAAGAAACGAATACTTCTTCTGTAGTTAACATCGATTTCGATATTGATGCTTGTCATTTTGTAACTGATGAAAAAATAAAAGCAGCGCTAACTGATATTGTTGAGAACGTTTATAAGAAATCAAATGGCAGTGGGAGAGAAAGCGAAATCAAAGCAACAGTTATGCCTTTGGAAATcg aACTAGAAGCCTTTCCATCATTCTCTAAA GAAAAAACAGACACCCGATACGATCCGGAACATTTTGAAGAGGATGAAAAATACGAAGAGACAGAACAG ACGCAACAAATGAAAAGTAAACACGATTTTCAAAGGGAAGTTAGAAAGAAAGCGAGAGTTCCAGCATGGTTTGGTGCATTATCTGGCGCATTATTTGGTCAGGCTTGTATTCCGATTCCTGTAGGTGGAGCTGTCATTGGATTAGTTGCTGGATTCCTAGCAGTGGGACAGAAAACTAGATCTCCTGCATCTGGGAAAACATTTGACGACTCATAA